One region of Chlorogloeopsis sp. ULAP01 genomic DNA includes:
- a CDS encoding GNAT family N-acetyltransferase, whose translation MEIKRLQENDYPLLSSAIQLLIPEVNRVGSIASNAHLMRALADKNCYFIVCLIDSSPVGYLSAFRFPAIENDVFYVYLYDISVDEKLRNKGLGSRMIAELKKYCKEDGVEHIWVGTSLENEAARKTFENTGAQKVSETYIEYIYRINIEV comes from the coding sequence ATGGAGATTAAAAGACTCCAAGAAAATGATTATCCACTACTATCGTCTGCTATCCAACTTTTGATACCAGAAGTGAATCGGGTTGGTAGTATAGCTAGCAATGCGCATTTGATGCGAGCCTTGGCAGATAAAAATTGCTATTTTATTGTTTGTTTGATTGACTCATCTCCAGTTGGATATTTAAGCGCCTTTCGTTTTCCTGCTATAGAAAACGATGTATTTTACGTCTACCTTTACGACATCAGCGTAGATGAAAAACTCAGAAACAAAGGGCTAGGTTCACGAATGATAGCAGAACTAAAGAAGTATTGTAAGGAAGATGGGGTTGAGCACATATGGGTTGGAACATCATTAGAGAATGAGGCTGCACGGAAAACTTTTGAGAACACAGGCGCACAGAAAGTCAGTGAAACCTACATTGAATACATCTACAGGATTAACATCGAGGTGTGA
- a CDS encoding GNAT family N-acetyltransferase, with product MEVFLASIQHLESLSILFDRYRVFYQQTSDVEAAKKFLQERFNNNDSVVFAVANNGEIVGFTQLYPSFSSVSMKRIWILNDLYVEESHRRKGIANLLMNAVEKYAKESGAVRVILATQISNTNAQQLYESRGYTKNKEFYHYALQLQ from the coding sequence TGGAAGTTTTCTTAGCTAGTATTCAACATCTTGAGAGTTTGTCGATACTGTTTGATCGATATCGTGTTTTTTATCAGCAGACATCAGATGTTGAAGCTGCCAAGAAGTTTTTACAAGAGCGTTTCAATAATAATGACTCGGTTGTGTTTGCAGTTGCTAATAATGGGGAAATAGTTGGATTTACTCAGCTTTATCCTAGCTTTTCTTCGGTATCCATGAAACGGATATGGATATTAAACGATTTGTATGTGGAAGAGTCGCATCGCAGGAAAGGAATCGCAAATTTACTGATGAATGCTGTCGAAAAGTATGCAAAGGAGAGCGGTGCAGTTCGAGTCATTTTAGCTACTCAAATTTCTAATACAAATGCACAACAACTCTACGAATCGCGGGGGTACACTAAGAATAAAGAATTTTACCATTACGCTTTGCAGTTGCAGTAG